A genome region from Acidimicrobiales bacterium includes the following:
- a CDS encoding CoA transferase — MMARQGDAVPPLEGVRVLEMGSLLAGPFCGQLLADFGAEVIKVEPPGSGDPMREWGREKPHGRSLWWPVVGRNKKSVTLNLRSEDGQRLLRDLASEADVVVENFRPGTMERWGLGYEDLKAVNRGIIMVRVSGFGQSGPYASQPGYGAIGEAMGGLRYIVGDPSTPPSRTGISIGDSLAGTFAAFGALLALRTRDRTGEGQVVDSAIYEAVLALMESLIPEYVLGGYVRERTGAILPNIAPSNVYPTSDGKMVLIAANQDTVFQRLADAISRPELAEDDRYATHTARGQNQGELDALISEWSERWEADALVDHLIDCGVPVGKVYRAPEMLEDPHYHAREAIVTLPHPEFGEFPMQNVAPRLSSTPGSVRWVGPELGEHTDEVFGEILGIDDDTMRTLRAGGVI, encoded by the coding sequence ATGATGGCGAGGCAGGGTGACGCCGTGCCCCCACTAGAAGGTGTACGGGTGCTCGAGATGGGCTCGTTGCTGGCGGGCCCCTTCTGCGGTCAGCTCCTTGCCGACTTCGGCGCCGAGGTCATCAAGGTCGAGCCTCCCGGTTCCGGCGACCCGATGCGGGAGTGGGGACGGGAGAAGCCACACGGTAGATCCCTATGGTGGCCCGTGGTCGGACGGAACAAGAAGAGCGTGACCTTGAACCTCCGCTCTGAAGACGGGCAGCGCCTGCTGCGCGACCTCGCGAGCGAGGCCGATGTCGTGGTCGAGAACTTCCGGCCCGGCACGATGGAGCGCTGGGGCCTCGGCTACGAGGATCTCAAGGCGGTCAATCGCGGGATCATCATGGTTCGCGTCTCGGGGTTCGGCCAGAGTGGGCCCTACGCCAGCCAGCCCGGCTACGGGGCGATCGGTGAGGCCATGGGTGGTCTGCGCTACATCGTCGGCGACCCGTCGACCCCGCCCAGCCGTACGGGGATCTCGATCGGCGATTCGTTGGCGGGGACGTTCGCCGCGTTCGGAGCGCTGCTCGCCCTGCGGACACGAGACCGCACCGGCGAGGGTCAGGTGGTCGACTCGGCGATCTACGAAGCGGTGCTCGCGCTGATGGAGTCGCTCATTCCCGAGTATGTGCTCGGGGGTTACGTTCGGGAGCGGACCGGAGCCATCCTCCCCAACATCGCGCCCTCCAACGTCTACCCCACCTCCGACGGCAAGATGGTCTTGATCGCCGCCAACCAGGACACGGTCTTCCAGCGGCTCGCAGATGCGATATCCCGCCCCGAGCTGGCAGAGGACGACCGGTACGCCACCCACACCGCCCGCGGGCAGAACCAAGGTGAGCTCGACGCGCTCATCTCCGAGTGGTCCGAGCGGTGGGAGGCCGACGCCCTCGTCGACCACCTGATCGACTGCGGGGTACCCGTGGGGAAGGTCTACCGGGCTCCCGAGATGCTCGAGGATCCGCACTACCATGCCCGCGAGGCGATCGTCACGCTGCCCCATCCCGAGTTCGGCGAGTTCCCGATGCAGAACGTCGCTCCCCGCCTCTCGTCGACGCCCGGTTCGGTTCGGTGGGTCGGACCGGAGCTGGGCGAGCACACCGACGAGGTGTTCGGTGAAATCCTCGGTATCGATGACGACACGATGCGAACCCTGCGAGCAGGAGGGGTCATCTGA
- a CDS encoding hydroxymethylglutaryl-CoA lyase, producing the protein MDTSQRDIEIVEVSPRDGLQNETTLMTTPDKVELIERAITAGARRIEATSFVHPRIVPQMADAEDVLAAAPRSDEVSLIGLTLNAKGFQRAVAAGVDEVNFVVVASDTFNRENQGVGTDESIAVWREIAALAAEAGLGTSVTVAAAFGCPFEGEVPVDRLMHVVDAILASPPDELALADTIGVAVPTQVSERLRAIGTVAGDIRLRCHFHNTRNTGMANAVAAVENGVRVLDASIGGIGGCPFAPAATGNIPTEDLVYLLERMGLSTGMDLGEVCDAATWLGERLDQTVPGLLSRAGGFPPDPDAH; encoded by the coding sequence ATGGATACATCACAACGTGACATCGAGATCGTCGAGGTGTCCCCCCGGGACGGGCTGCAGAACGAGACCACCCTGATGACGACCCCGGACAAGGTCGAGCTCATCGAGCGCGCCATCACCGCCGGTGCGCGCCGCATCGAGGCCACAAGCTTCGTGCACCCCCGGATCGTCCCGCAGATGGCCGACGCCGAAGACGTGCTCGCCGCCGCGCCACGATCCGATGAGGTGAGCCTCATCGGCCTCACCCTCAACGCGAAGGGGTTCCAGCGGGCCGTCGCCGCTGGAGTCGACGAGGTCAACTTCGTGGTGGTGGCCTCCGACACCTTCAACCGCGAGAACCAGGGTGTCGGCACCGACGAGTCGATCGCGGTCTGGCGCGAGATCGCCGCACTCGCTGCCGAAGCAGGGCTTGGGACCAGCGTCACCGTCGCGGCCGCCTTCGGGTGCCCCTTCGAGGGAGAGGTCCCGGTCGATCGGCTGATGCACGTAGTCGATGCGATCCTGGCCTCGCCGCCCGACGAGTTGGCCCTCGCCGACACGATCGGTGTCGCTGTACCGACCCAAGTGTCCGAACGCCTTCGCGCGATCGGAACGGTTGCTGGCGACATCCGGCTGCGCTGCCACTTCCACAACACCCGCAACACCGGGATGGCCAACGCGGTCGCCGCGGTCGAGAACGGAGTTCGGGTTCTCGATGCCAGCATCGGCGGGATCGGGGGATGCCCCTTCGCGCCCGCGGCCACGGGTAACATCCCTACCGAGGACCTCGTCTACCTGCTTGAGCGGATGGGGCTCTCGACCGGGATGGATCTGGGGGAAGTATGCGATGCCGCGACGTGGCTCGGAGAACGGCTTGACCAGACAGTGCCTGGGCTGCTCAGCCGGGCTGGCGGGTTCCCCCCAGACCCCGACGCCCACTGA
- a CDS encoding GntR family transcriptional regulator: protein MGRAADLAYDQIRKHILDGTYPAGFHLKEEVIASSVGASRTPVREALSRLSSESLVDFVAHQGMFVANWATEDLDEIFGLRALLESYGCRLAAQRISTEMINKLDALACEMSRAHGSDGEAATDHIATLNNEFHQVLIEASGNRRLVSMVRHIVAVPLVHRTFHRYDEEALNRSLASHHELVIAMRERDPDWAASIMQSHILAARATLRTGAAAATHPNGEATQNEPLS, encoded by the coding sequence GTGGGACGAGCAGCCGATCTTGCCTACGACCAGATCCGAAAGCACATCCTCGACGGCACCTACCCAGCTGGGTTCCACCTCAAGGAGGAGGTGATCGCCAGCTCCGTGGGCGCGAGCCGCACGCCGGTGCGCGAAGCGCTCAGCCGCCTGAGCAGTGAGAGTCTCGTCGACTTCGTGGCCCACCAGGGCATGTTCGTAGCCAACTGGGCCACCGAGGATCTCGACGAGATCTTCGGCCTGCGGGCTCTGCTCGAGAGCTACGGGTGCCGCCTCGCGGCACAAAGGATCAGCACCGAGATGATCAACAAGCTCGACGCGCTCGCCTGTGAGATGAGCCGCGCCCATGGATCCGACGGCGAGGCGGCCACCGACCATATTGCGACCCTGAACAACGAGTTCCACCAGGTGCTGATCGAGGCGAGTGGGAACCGGCGCCTGGTGTCGATGGTCCGTCACATCGTGGCTGTCCCACTGGTGCACCGGACCTTTCACCGATACGACGAGGAGGCGCTCAACCGCAGCCTGGCCAGCCACCACGAGCTGGTGATCGCGATGCGGGAGCGCGACCCGGACTGGGCAGCCTCGATCATGCAGTCGCACATCCTCGCCGCCCGAGCCACGTTGCGGACCGGCGCCGCGGCGGCCACCCACCCGAACGGCGAGGCCACGCAGAACGAGCCACTCAGCTGA
- a CDS encoding BMC domain-containing protein translates to MPTHPAGAVGVLEVLGRSFAISALDAMLKTAPVELLSQQIVGGGLVSVAITGDIASVRSALDEGVRVVSQLGSTAVITVLGRPEPETLELLPSSQSRSSPSPAKQPAKRPAKQPAKQPAKRASTRSAEKPASRSRRTPPTT, encoded by the coding sequence ATGCCGACCCATCCCGCGGGCGCAGTCGGCGTCCTCGAGGTTCTCGGGCGTTCGTTCGCCATCTCCGCCCTCGACGCCATGCTCAAGACCGCACCGGTCGAGTTGCTCTCCCAACAGATCGTCGGTGGTGGCCTGGTGAGTGTGGCGATCACCGGCGACATCGCATCGGTGCGTTCTGCACTCGACGAAGGAGTTCGCGTGGTCTCCCAGCTCGGATCGACAGCGGTCATCACTGTGCTCGGGCGGCCCGAGCCCGAGACGCTCGAGCTGCTCCCCTCGTCGCAGTCCCGGTCGTCGCCCAGTCCCGCGAAGCAGCCCGCCAAGCGCCCAGCGAAGCAGCCGGCGAAGCAGCCCGCCAAGCGTGCATCCACGCGCTCGGCTGAGAAACCGGCCTCCCGCTCGCGCCGCACGCCGCCGACCACCTGA
- a CDS encoding ABC transporter permease → MKRVLRYGRRRLLFLPVAMFVVVTLAFLLVNVLPGNPVGVIAGPAASEEQIAEIESRLGLDQPMFDRYVDYLGDLVQWDLGRSFYTNREITSEVGRFLPNTLELVVLSLALATVTGIGLGTIAAYWHDRAPDRASRTVITVFQSIPDFFLALLLIYGLFYLVGWAPAPVGRLGLLESAPDRVTGALILDSIIQGEWATLRSALSHSILPVLTLGIYYSSYFAKTTIASLLPALESKQVEFARASGLSERKVLIYAFRQARTPILTYGGILLAALTGGAAIVETIFSWGGFGEWAIDSILQLDIPAVQGFIVIAGLGTLLIFIALDMLVAALDPRVDYD, encoded by the coding sequence ATGAAGCGAGTGCTGCGATACGGCCGCCGGAGGTTGCTCTTCCTCCCAGTCGCCATGTTCGTCGTTGTGACCCTGGCGTTCCTACTGGTGAACGTGCTGCCAGGCAACCCGGTCGGCGTCATCGCGGGACCAGCCGCATCGGAGGAGCAGATCGCGGAGATCGAGTCGCGCCTCGGGCTGGACCAGCCCATGTTCGACCGGTACGTCGACTACTTGGGTGACCTCGTCCAGTGGGACCTGGGGCGGTCCTTCTACACCAACCGTGAGATCACCTCGGAGGTGGGTCGGTTCCTACCGAACACGCTCGAGCTCGTCGTCCTGTCGCTCGCCCTCGCCACCGTGACCGGGATCGGGCTGGGCACGATCGCCGCGTACTGGCACGATCGGGCGCCGGATCGGGCGTCGCGCACGGTGATCACGGTGTTCCAGTCGATCCCGGATTTCTTCCTGGCACTCTTGCTGATCTACGGCCTCTTCTACCTGGTGGGGTGGGCGCCCGCTCCGGTCGGCCGTCTCGGATTGCTCGAGTCCGCCCCCGACCGCGTCACCGGCGCGCTGATCCTCGACTCGATCATCCAAGGAGAGTGGGCGACGTTGCGTTCCGCTCTCTCCCACTCGATCCTTCCGGTGCTGACCCTCGGGATCTACTACTCCTCGTACTTCGCCAAGACGACGATCGCGTCCCTCCTGCCGGCTCTGGAGTCCAAGCAGGTCGAGTTCGCGCGAGCGTCGGGCTTGTCGGAGCGCAAGGTACTGATCTATGCCTTCCGTCAGGCACGCACGCCGATCCTCACCTATGGGGGAATCCTGCTCGCCGCGCTCACGGGTGGTGCTGCGATCGTCGAGACGATCTTCTCGTGGGGCGGTTTCGGTGAGTGGGCGATCGATTCGATCCTCCAGCTCGACATCCCCGCGGTGCAGGGGTTCATCGTCATCGCGGGCCTCGGGACCCTCTTGATCTTCATCGCTCTCGACATGCTCGTTGCAGCGCTCGACCCTCGGGTGGACTATGACTGA
- a CDS encoding EutN/CcmL family microcompartment protein: MRIAKVVGTAVSTAKLDALVGKKLLLVASLTEDGATGDVITAVDAVGAGRGEVVLVVTGGAAARTPSTEGAPVDATIVAIVDRIESDGWFDYTKE; the protein is encoded by the coding sequence ATGAGGATCGCAAAGGTCGTGGGCACTGCGGTGAGCACGGCCAAGCTCGACGCGCTGGTGGGCAAGAAGCTGCTGCTGGTGGCGTCGCTGACCGAGGACGGCGCGACTGGCGACGTCATCACTGCCGTCGACGCGGTCGGCGCCGGTAGGGGAGAGGTGGTCCTCGTCGTCACCGGCGGTGCCGCAGCACGGACACCCAGCACCGAAGGAGCGCCGGTCGACGCCACGATCGTGGCCATCGTTGATCGGATCGAATCAGACGGCTGGTTCGACTACACGAAGGAGTAG
- a CDS encoding alpha/beta hydrolase: protein MRAYVGPEGKQVHVRRAGDHGPWILLFHESPQNSNVYERALPHLGRRARVVAFDTPGYGMSDPPEHPLEIPDYARLLLDAADELGVDRFAVVGQHTGASIALEVARLAGERATHAVVSGLALFDDATRQRYLDDWAPDLPVDPEGRHLMDLWARYERLWEQPPELLNLSVANIASVFERYNWAYNAAFRHDPAPVLAESTYPILLLTASRDLLVQSDEMALQLRPDARRMTLTDTTGQLPWRLPEEWSRIVADFVTGRLDEEARP from the coding sequence ATGCGTGCCTATGTCGGCCCAGAGGGCAAGCAGGTGCACGTCCGTCGCGCCGGGGACCACGGTCCCTGGATCCTGCTGTTCCACGAATCGCCCCAGAACTCGAACGTCTACGAGCGGGCCCTGCCTCACCTCGGCCGGCGAGCGCGCGTCGTCGCCTTCGACACGCCGGGCTACGGCATGTCAGATCCCCCCGAGCATCCGCTCGAGATCCCGGACTACGCGCGGTTGCTCCTCGATGCTGCTGACGAGTTGGGTGTCGACCGCTTCGCCGTGGTGGGTCAGCACACCGGTGCGTCGATCGCGCTCGAGGTGGCACGCCTCGCCGGAGAGCGAGCCACCCATGCCGTGGTGTCCGGCCTAGCCCTGTTCGACGACGCGACCCGTCAGCGCTATCTCGACGACTGGGCGCCAGACCTGCCCGTCGATCCCGAGGGCCGTCACCTGATGGACCTGTGGGCGCGCTATGAACGTTTGTGGGAGCAGCCTCCCGAGCTGCTCAACCTGTCGGTGGCGAACATCGCGTCGGTGTTCGAGCGGTACAACTGGGCGTACAACGCGGCGTTCCGTCACGACCCGGCACCGGTTCTCGCCGAGTCGACGTATCCGATCCTCTTGCTCACGGCGTCGCGCGATCTGCTGGTGCAGAGCGACGAGATGGCCCTGCAGCTGCGCCCGGACGCCCGACGGATGACGTTGACCGATACCACCGGTCAGCTCCCGTGGCGACTGCCCGAGGAGTGGAGTCGCATCGTCGCCGACTTCGTCACCGGGCGCCTCGACGAGGAGGCACGGCCATGA
- a CDS encoding FAD-dependent oxidoreductase, whose product MTRYDVVVVGAGTAGIPCAIEAAKGARVLVVDRAAEIGGTLHVSAGHMSAAGSRRQREAGIEDEPQLHYDDVMAIGGGRADPVLVRMAVEEAPRTLDWLDDLGFDFDPATPAIYRGHTPYSRPRTFWGLRKGRSILETMRPLWDEAVAAGRIEQRLSTSVVGLEERGGRVDGVVLDGASGTYTVESDAVVLCTGGYGSAPDLFDELTPGGRRLVTNAMETSAGDAIRLAHPLGAEVRYGELHTPRLGLIEQPPGSGRVDFWTAMLHLTAAERPPREIWVNRLGQRFVAEDLVDVTTQEHAALAQPGSTMWVVFDDAALDADAPLVRQWSNDELRERGRRGDLVVSADRLEALAEGAGIDPGGLVATVGEFNDGVRHKKDRLGRSVLLAPIAEPPFYAIQTPAAVLCTFGGIGVGADFEVRRGDGSMSTGLYAIGEAIGMGATSGRAFCGGMAVTPALGFGRVLGQALS is encoded by the coding sequence ATGACTCGCTACGACGTCGTCGTGGTCGGCGCAGGCACCGCCGGGATCCCCTGTGCGATCGAAGCCGCCAAGGGCGCTCGAGTCCTCGTCGTCGATCGCGCAGCCGAGATCGGTGGAACGCTCCACGTCAGCGCCGGGCACATGAGCGCCGCGGGGTCGAGGCGCCAGCGCGAGGCCGGCATCGAAGACGAACCACAACTGCACTACGACGACGTGATGGCCATCGGTGGAGGGCGGGCGGACCCGGTCCTCGTCCGCATGGCAGTGGAAGAGGCACCCCGTACCCTCGACTGGCTCGACGACCTGGGGTTCGACTTCGACCCGGCCACGCCGGCGATCTACCGGGGGCACACCCCCTACTCGCGGCCCCGCACCTTCTGGGGGCTCCGCAAGGGGCGGTCGATCCTCGAGACGATGCGACCACTGTGGGACGAGGCGGTCGCTGCTGGCCGAATCGAGCAGCGTCTGTCGACATCTGTCGTCGGTCTCGAGGAGCGAGGCGGACGCGTCGACGGTGTCGTCCTCGACGGGGCGTCGGGCACGTACACGGTCGAGTCGGATGCTGTCGTGCTCTGCACCGGGGGGTACGGTTCCGCCCCGGATCTGTTCGACGAGCTCACGCCGGGAGGACGGCGGCTCGTGACCAACGCGATGGAGACCTCCGCCGGTGACGCCATCCGTCTGGCTCACCCTCTGGGGGCCGAGGTGCGGTACGGCGAGCTCCACACGCCGCGTTTGGGTCTGATCGAGCAGCCGCCAGGCTCTGGGCGGGTCGACTTCTGGACGGCGATGTTGCACCTCACCGCGGCGGAGCGTCCGCCTCGCGAGATCTGGGTCAACCGCCTCGGCCAGCGGTTCGTGGCCGAGGATCTCGTGGATGTCACCACCCAGGAGCACGCGGCGCTGGCCCAGCCGGGCTCGACGATGTGGGTGGTGTTCGACGATGCGGCGCTCGATGCCGACGCTCCGCTGGTCCGCCAGTGGTCGAACGACGAGCTGCGGGAACGAGGACGGCGCGGGGATCTGGTGGTCAGCGCCGACAGGCTCGAGGCGCTCGCCGAAGGAGCAGGGATCGATCCCGGCGGGCTTGTGGCGACCGTCGGGGAGTTCAACGACGGGGTTCGGCACAAGAAGGATCGGTTGGGCCGCTCCGTGCTGCTTGCACCGATCGCCGAGCCGCCCTTCTATGCCATCCAGACCCCGGCCGCGGTGTTGTGCACGTTCGGCGGCATTGGCGTGGGGGCCGACTTCGAGGTTCGCCGGGGTGACGGTTCGATGTCAACCGGCCTGTACGCGATCGGCGAGGCGATCGGAATGGGGGCGACGAGTGGCCGCGCGTTCTGCGGTGGCATGGCGGTAACTCCCGCCCTGGGCTTCGGGCGCGTGCTCGGGCAGGCGCTCAGCTGA
- a CDS encoding isochorismatase family protein, with protein sequence MSADSDLEANYGAGRFGVRLGSGAHPGLLLVDLSMAYLEPGSPLFAGKGAEHAVEACERLLAQARRAGRPVLHTRIELRGPLDAGLFRRKVPGLECFTSGNPLAAPPPGLEPRDDEVVVTKQYASGFFGTSLASSSTILGLDTLVIGGLSTSGCVRATALDAMQHGFIPLVVAEACGDRHPAPHDAALFDLDAKYADVIDLAEAESVLLGSSS encoded by the coding sequence ATGTCCGCCGACTCGGATCTGGAAGCGAACTATGGCGCCGGTCGGTTCGGCGTCAGGCTCGGATCGGGCGCTCACCCCGGCCTCCTGCTCGTCGATCTGAGCATGGCGTACCTCGAACCTGGCTCGCCGCTGTTCGCCGGAAAGGGGGCGGAGCATGCCGTCGAGGCATGCGAACGCCTGCTCGCCCAGGCGCGGAGGGCCGGCCGACCGGTGCTGCACACGCGCATCGAGTTGCGTGGGCCCCTCGACGCTGGGCTCTTTCGGCGCAAGGTCCCCGGACTGGAGTGCTTCACGAGCGGGAACCCGCTGGCCGCGCCGCCGCCCGGGCTCGAACCTCGCGACGACGAGGTCGTGGTCACCAAGCAGTACGCCAGTGGCTTCTTCGGCACCTCCCTCGCCTCGTCGTCGACGATCCTGGGTCTGGACACGCTGGTGATCGGCGGCCTGTCGACCAGCGGGTGTGTCCGTGCCACCGCCCTGGACGCAATGCAGCACGGGTTCATTCCCCTCGTGGTCGCCGAGGCATGCGGGGACCGTCACCCTGCGCCCCACGACGCGGCGCTGTTCGACCTCGACGCGAAGTACGCCGATGTGATCGATCTGGCGGAGGCCGAGTCCGTTCTCTTGGGGAGCTCATCATGA